In Capsicum annuum cultivar UCD-10X-F1 chromosome 11, UCD10Xv1.1, whole genome shotgun sequence, one genomic interval encodes:
- the LOC107847572 gene encoding protein NRT1/ PTR FAMILY 2.13 has translation MEDKKNNTSLSLSFPSPENAVYDEEKQSPGSDSPAKTGRRKPGGWRAMPYVLGNETFERLAGMGLLANFMQFLLTVFHLDLVSATNFLNIWSGVTSFIPLLGAFISDAYIGRFWTIAIASIFEMMGMFTLTLIPWLPQLHPPPCKVGQQCKTANKSQMGFLAMGLGFLTIGSGGIRPCSIPFGVDQFDSTTDEGRKGIASFFNWYYASFTVVLIIALTLVVYIQDSVSWVIGFGIPTILMFVSLILFFVGTKVYVYVKPEGSIFTSIVQVFVATHKKRKLKLPDERESNGVFYDPPLPEGSIVKKLPLTNKYRSLNKAAIVMEDEINTDGTCSNKWRLCSIQQIEEVKCLLKIIPVWSTGIICFTAMAQQGTFTMSQALKMNRHLGPKFQIPAGSLSIISMITVGMWIPIYDRLIVPSLRKVTRIEGGITLLQRIGIGMVFSILSMVVAGLIEKVRRNSAIMHNSPDGIAPITVMWLAPQLIFMGFAEAFNIIGQIEFYNKEFPENMSSVANSLFSCTMAGASYLSTLLVNVLHETTGRHGHPDWLTKDINQGRVENYYYLIAVLGVLNLLYFIYIARRYQYKTRLVVDDEVKPYSEVHELHDMKY, from the exons atggaggacaagaaaaataatacgTCTTTATCTTTGTCCTTCCCCTCGCCTGAAAATGCCGTTTACGATGAGGAAAAACAGAGCCCCGGCAGTGATTCTCCAGCCAAAACAGGCCGGAGAAAGCCTGGTGGATGGAGGGCTATGCCTTATGTTCTAG GAAATGAGACATTTGAGAGGTTGGCAGGAATGGGGCTACTGGCAAATTTCATGCAGTTTTTATTAACAGTGTTTCATTTGGACCTTGTGTCTGCCAccaattttcttaatatatgGTCTGGTGTTACTAGTTTCATACCATTGCTTGGGGCTTTCATTTCCGATGCATATATTGGACGATTTTGGACTATTGCCATTGCCTCCATTTTTGAAATGATG GGAATGTTTACATTGACCTTGATACCTTGGTTACCTCAGTTGCACCCTCCTCCTTGCAAAGTGGGCCAACAATGCAAGACTGCCAATAAGTCACAAATGGGCTTTCTAGCAATGGGATTAGGATTTTTGACCATTGGATCTGGTGGAATAAGGCCTTGTAGCATCCCATTTGGTGTGGATCAATTTGATTCAACAACAGATGAAGGAAGAAAAGGAATTGCTAGCTTCTTTAATTGGTATTATGCTTCATTTACAGTGGTCCTGATTATTGCACTTACTCTTGTGGTATATATTCAAGATTCAGTGAGTTGGGTAATTGGATTTGGTATCCCTACGATACTCATGTTCGtgtctctcattttatttttcgttGGGACGAAAGTGTATGTTTATGTCAAGCCCGAAGGAAGTATTTTCACGAGCATTGTTCAGGTTTTTGTGGCGACTCACAAGAAACGCAAGCTTAAGCTTCCAGATGAGCGTGAGAGTAATGGGGTCTTTTATGATCCCCCGTTACCGGAAGGGTCCATTGTGAAAAAACTCCCTTTAACCAATAAATACAG GTCATTGAACAAAGCAGCTATAGTGATGGAGGATGAAATTAACACTGATGGTACTTGTTCAAACAAATGGAGACTATGCAGTATCCAACAAATTGAAGAAGTAAAATGCCTTCTCAAAATAATTCCAGTATGGTCAACAGGAATTATTTGTTTCACAGCCATGGCACAACAGGGCACATTCACAATGTCACAAGCACTAAAAATGAATCGTCATCTCGGCCCCAAATTTCAAATTCCAGCCGGTTCACTCTCTATTATATCGATGATCACAGTAGGAATGTGGATACCAATCTACGACCGACTTATCGTTCCATCCCTTAGAAAAGTCACACGAATTGAAGGTGGGATCACATTGTTACAAAGAATTGGAATTGGTATGGTTTTCTCGATTTTGTCAATGGTTGTAGCTGGGCTAATTGAAAAGGTACGAAGAAATTCTGCTATAATGCACAATAGTCCTGATGGAATTGCACCTATTACAGTCATGTGGTTAGCTCCACAACTAATATTCATGGGATTTGCTGAGGCTTTTAACATTATTGGTCAGATCGAGTTTTACAATAAGGAGTTTCCTGAAAATATGAGCAGTGTGGCTAATTCTTTGTTTTCTTGCACAATGGCCGGTGCAAGTTATTTAAGCACTTTATTAGTGAACGTTTTACATGAAACTACAGGAAGACATGGACATCCAGATTGGTTAACCAAGGATATTAACCAAGGCCGAGTAGAGAATTACTACTACCTTATTGCAGTATTAGGAGTTCTAAATTTATTATACTTTATATATATTGCTCGTCGATATCAGTACAAGACTAGATTAGTAGTTGATGATGAAGTTAAGCCTTATTCTGAAGTTCATGAACTTCATGACATGAAGTATTAA